The genomic stretch TATGTGAACCTGTTCGACTCCAAGGCAGGCTTTTTCCAGGGCCGCGACGGGAACGGGAAATGGCGACTGGACTCCTCGAAGTACGACCCGCGCGTGTGGGGATACGACTACACGGAGACCAACGGCTGGGGCGACGCCTTCACCGTTCCGCAGGACAGCCGGGGCCTGGCCAATCTCTACGGCGGCCGGCAGGGGCTCGCGGACAAGCTGGACGCGTTCTTCTCCACCCCGGAGACGGCCTCCCCGGAGTTCGTCGGCTCCTACGGCGGTGTCATCCACGAGATGACCGAGGCGCGCGACGTCCGCATGGGCATGCTCGGCCAGTCCAACCAGCCCGCGCACCACATCCCGTACATGTACGACGCGGCCGGCGAGCCCTGGAAGACACAGGCGAAGGTCCGCGAGATCCTCTCCCGGCTCTATGCCGGCAGCGAGATCGGGCAGGGCTACCACGGCGACGAGGACAACGGCGAGCAGTCGGGCTGGTACCTCTTCTCCGCGCTCGGCTTCTACCCGCTGGTCATGGGCAGCGGCGACTACTCCATCGGCTCCCCGCTGTTCAAGAAGGTCACCGTGCACCTGGAGAACGGCCGTGACCTGGTCGTCAAGGCGCCGCGGAACAGCGCGAGGAACGTCTACATCCAGGGCGTGACGTTCAACGGCCGCCCCTGGAACTCCACTTCGCTCCCCCACTCGCTGCTGGCCAAGGGCGGGGTGCTGGAGTTCGCCATGGGCGCCGAGCCCTCCACGTGGGGCACGGGCAAGGACGCGGCGCCGGTCTCGATCACCCAGGACGACAAGGTGCCGGCGCCCCGGTCGGACGTCCTGAAGGGCGACGGTCCGCTGTTCGACAACACGTCGGCGACGGACGCGACGGTCACCTCGGTCGACCTGCCGGTCGACCACTCCGTCACACCCGTCCAGTACACGCTGACCTCCTCCGCCGACCACACCAAGGCGCCGACCGGCTGGACCCTCCAGGGCTCCACCGACGGCACCACCTGGCAGACCCTGGACCACCGCTCCGGCGAGTCCTTCCCCTGGGACCACCAGACCCGGGCGTTCACCATCGCCACGCCGGGCACGTACTCCAAGTACCGGCTGGTCCTGGACGGCGAGTCGACGCTGGCGGAGGTGGAACTGCTGGCCTGACGGGCACACGCCCGCGAGCGGCCGTCCCTCGCGCGAGGGACGGCCGCTTTCCTGTGCTGCGGTTCAGCCAGTGGCCAGGGTGAACACGTGCAGGTTCCCGTTCTTCGGGAGCCGGACGCTCGCGATGGACTTGCCGTACGGCGCCATGAACGGCTTGGTGGCGAACACATAGGTGGGCACCGAGTCCTTGCCGGCGCCCGCGGCATTGCGGTACGGCGTCCTGGCGACGACCTCGTTGCCGTACTGGACGGTGCCGGCTCCGCCGCCGACGGTCCAGTCGGTGAAGGAGAGGTCGACGGTGCCGGTCGTGCCGTCGGTGTAGGTGACGGTCGCCGCCGCCTGCTGGTTGCCGCTGACCGCGCTGCCGAGGAAGGACAACTTGGTTGTCGGCATGGGCAGTTCGATGGTCTGGCCGGCTCCGGAGGCGTTGTCCGGGCGGCCGTCGGGTGAGTTCGGCCAGGTGAAGGTGAGGCCGTCGATCGTGGACCGCCCGCCCGGCGGCAGGCCGACCGCGGTGAGGGCCTGGCGGGAGTAGCTCCGGCCGCCGCCGTCGTAGTCGGCCTCGTCGTGGTCGCCCGTGTCGCCGGAGACACCGGTGGTGTCGTAGGCGGCGAGGAGGGTGCCGGGGGCGGCCACCGTGAGCGCGACCGGCTGCTCGTACGACGTGTCGCCCGAGGTCACCGACACCTTGACGTCGGCGAAGCCCTGCTCGGCGTCCTGGGCGGCGGTGAACGTGATCTCCTGGGTGCCGCCGCTGACCGTCCCCTCGGCGGGCGTGGCCGTCACGCCGGGCGGGGTGTCCACCCGGAAGCGCACGTCGGGGCCGGTGCCGCCGTTCAGGGACAGCGTGCGAACGCCGATCTTGGTGCTGTCACCGGGTGCCAGCGTGGCGGCGGTGGGGCCGACGCCGATCTGGTACGGCTGCTCGCCCTCGCGGAACGACGGCGGCGGGCTGTCCGCGCCCCAGTCGCGGTTCGGGGTGGCGGACAGGGTGTAGTCGAGCCGGCCGCCGTCGCGGACGAAGGACGCCGGCAGCCAAGGGCGGGTACTGATACGGCCGTTGACGCTCAGAGACCGGATGTACGGGGCGCCGGGCGCCGCGCCGGTCGCGCGGATGGAGATGTCGTTGCCCTGGGGCCGGCTGATCTCCACGCGCTCGAACAGCGGGGAGGCGAGGACCAGTTCGGCACGGGAGGGCACCTGCGGATACATGCCGAGAGCCGAGAAGACGTACCAGGACGACATCGCGCCGAGGTCGTCGTTGCCCGGGACACCGCCGGGCGCGGGCGACCACAGCTGCCGCATCGCGGCCCGCACGGTCTCCTGCGTCTTGTACGGGGCGCCCGCGTAGTCGTACAGGTAGGGGACGTTGATCGACGGCTCGTTGTCCAGCTCGGACTTGGTGCCGCCCTGGCCGGTGAAGGCCCAGCCGCCGTCGGCCGTGTGGAAGAAGTCGTCCAGCCGGGCGAGCGCCTTGTCGCGGCCGCCCAGCGCGGCGAACAGGCCCGCCGGGTCGTGCGGGACCGTCCAGGTGTACTGGGCCGCCGTACCCTCGACGAAACCGTTGCCGGTGTCCGGGGTGAAGCCGGTGACCCAGCTGCCGTCGGCTCTGCGGTTGGCGATGTAGCCGCCGCCGGGGTCGGCGGCGATGTCGAAGGTGTTCTGCCACCACTGAGCGCGCCGGGCGAAAGCGGCTTGCGTCTCCCTCTGCCCTGCCGCTGCGGCGAGTTGGGACAGGGAGAAGTCGGCCGTGGACATCTCCACGGTCTCGGCGGCTCCGCCCCAGGCGTTGGAGACACTCGGCATGTAGTGCAGTGTGAGGTACTTGTCCAGGGAGGGCCGCTGGCCTGCGGACAGCACCGGCTTGCCGGCCGGGGAGAGGTCCTGCCGGGTGGGCACGGTGGCCGCCTTGACCAGCGAGTCCAGGGCGCCGTGCAGGTCGAAGCCGGTGCCGCCGAAGGCGCGGATGCCGGCCAGCGCGGTCGGCGAGGGGTCGCCGTTCATGACATGGGTACCGCTCGCGCCGTGCAGCCAGCGGTCCCAGGTCCCGCCGTTCTGCCCGGCCAGCTCGTACAGCGACTGGGCGATGTCGGAGCCGGTGCGAGGGTCGAGCAGGGTGAGCAGCTGCAGCTGGTCGCGGTAGACGTCCCAGCCGGAGAAGGTGCCGTACTGGGCATGCTGCCGACGGCCGGCTGCATGCACGTGCCCGTCGGCACCCCGGTACCTGCCGTCGGCGTCGCTGATGACGTTCGGGTGCAGCAGCGCGTGGTAGAGCGCGGTGTAGAAGGTGGTGCGGTCGGCGTCCGTGCCGCCGCCGACGCGGACGGCGCCGAGCCGCTCGCGCCAGGCCCGGCGGGCCGCGCCCTCGATCGCCTCGAAGGAGCGGCCGGGCGGGTTCTCGGCGGCGAGGTTGGCTTCGGCGGCCCGCTTGCTGACGTAGGAGATGCCCACCTTGACGTTGACCGGGCCGGTGCCGGGCGCGAACTCGACGTAGCCGCCGGCGCCCTTGCCCGCGACGGGCCGCCCGCCGTGCGCGAAGCCCCCGGTGCCGCCGGTCGCCGCCAGTGAGCCGGGGCTGAGCTTGTCGTCCTGCCAGGTGCCGGCGTTCTTGAAGGGGCGGTCGAAGCGGGCGGTGAAGTACAGGGTGTAGTAGGCGCGTTGGCCTTCCGGGTCGAGGTAGCCGCAGAAGTCGCCGGAGGTGACCGAGCCGGAGACGGTGCGGGTGTCCGGGTCGATCGTGACGGCCGAATCCGCCGATCCCACCTCGGAGTTGGCGGTGCGCACCAGCAGCGAGGCGGGCTTGCCGGACGGGAAGGCGAAGCGGGCCGAGCCGGTGCGCGCGGTGGCGGTGAGGTCGGCGGTGACCCCGGAGGCCAGGCCCACCCGGTAGTGGCCCGGCTCGGCGGTCTCGTCGGTGTGGGTGAAGCCGGAGGCGTAGACGGCGTCCTTCGTGTCGCTCGCCGGGGACGAGGTGACCTCGCCGGCGTACGGAAAGAAGGGGATGTCGCCGCTGCCGCCGGCGCAGCCGGTGCCGGACAGATGGGTGAGGCTGAAGCCCCGGATGCGGGTGGCGTCGTACTGGTAGCCGCCGGGCGCGGCGGTCCTGGTGGCGTTTCCTCGGGTGTTCTCGGGGCTCCAGGAGAGCATGCCGAAGGGCAGGACGGCGCCCGGGAAGACATCGCCGCCGTTGCTGGTGCCGATCAGCGGGTCGACGTACCGGGTGGGGTCCTTGACGAGGCCGGGGGGTGCGGCGGTCGCCGCGAGGGCGGGAATGGCGCCGCCGATCGTGAGCGTGGCGGCCAGCAGCAGGTACAAGGGTCTGAAACGCAAGACGCGGCCCTTCCTCCTGACGGACGGGTCGCGCACCACAGGTCGCACAAGCCGCAGGGACGGTGACGTGCGCCACCGTTACCACGGAAGATCGCGCACGCCCCGCCAGGCACACGGCCGGGATCACCCGGTCGGACTACCCCAAGTGAGAGACATCGTTGTCGGTTGAGTCGATGGAGTCATGCACAGATCGAGACAACGTTGCCGCGCGCCACCGCCCGGGCGGAGCAGACCGGGAAAGAAGCCCCCGGCTCGTGACCTGAGGGGCGAGAGTTTCCTCGTGTGATGCGCGAGGCGGTGAAAATGTGTCCGGTTACCGGACCAGCCATAGGCAGCGAGACCAACCAGTGCTACAAATGCCGCATGTCGGATGCATTCGCCCGATTCAGGCGTAGCTTCTGGCGCTTCAAGGCCGGCACGAGCCCACGCAGCGTCTGGGGGCAGGTCTTCCTTCTGCAGGCGGCCCTCGTGGTACTGCTCGTGGTCTGCGGCGTCATCGCTCTCGTCCTGCAGTCGGAGCGTGACACCAGCAGCGAAGCCCGGCGCCGGTCCATCGCCGTCGCGCAGACCTTCGCGCACTCCCCCGGCGTGCTGCAGGCGCTGAGCACCCCCGACCCGTCCAAGGTGCTCCAGCCCCTCACCGAGGCGGCACGCAAGTCCGCGGGCGTCGACTTCATCGTGGTCATGAACACCAAGGGCATCCGCTACACCCATCCCATGCCGAGCAAGATCGGGCACCGGTTCGTGGGCCAGATCGGGCCGTCCCTGGCCGGGAAGGTCTACACCGAGGAGGTCCACGGGCCGCTCGGCCACGAGGAACAGGCGACCGTTCCCATCTACGACACCCACGGCAAGGTCACAGCCCTCGTCTCCGCCGGGCTCAAGGTGAAGAACGTGACCAGCGAGGTGAACCGTCAGCTGCCGATCATCCTGGCCACCGGGGCCGGAGCACTGGTGGTGTCGACCGGCGGTACGGCGCTGGTGGGCCGGCGGCTGCGGCGGCAGACGCACAGCCTGGCACCGGACGAGATGACCCGCATGTACGAGCACCACGACACGGTGCTGCACTCGGTGCGTGAGGGCGTGCTCATCGTCGGGGACGAGGGGCGGCTGCTTCTCGTGAACGACGAGGCCAGACGGCTGCTGGAGCTGCCCCCCGATGCCGAGGGGCGCACCGTGCGGGAGCTGCCGGGCCTCGATCCCGCGACGGTGGAACTGCTCGCCTGCGGGCGCGACGCCTCCGACGAGGTGCACTTCGCCGGGGGCCGGCTGCTGGCGGTCAACCAGCGGCCCACGGACCGGGCGAGCGGCGTGTGCGCCACCGTGGTGACACTCCGGGACTGCACCGAGCTGCAGGCCGTCACCGGCCGGGCGGAGGTGACACGGGAGCGGCTGGAGCTGCTGTACGACGCGGGCCTGGGCATCGGCAGCAGCCTCGACGTGATGCAGACGGCCGACGAGCTGGCGCGGGTGGCCGTACCCCGCTTCGCCGACTTCGTCACCGTGGA from Streptomyces roseochromogenus subsp. oscitans DS 12.976 encodes the following:
- a CDS encoding GH92 family glycosyl hydrolase, producing the protein MRFRPLYLLLAATLTIGGAIPALAATAAPPGLVKDPTRYVDPLIGTSNGGDVFPGAVLPFGMLSWSPENTRGNATRTAAPGGYQYDATRIRGFSLTHLSGTGCAGGSGDIPFFPYAGEVTSSPASDTKDAVYASGFTHTDETAEPGHYRVGLASGVTADLTATARTGSARFAFPSGKPASLLVRTANSEVGSADSAVTIDPDTRTVSGSVTSGDFCGYLDPEGQRAYYTLYFTARFDRPFKNAGTWQDDKLSPGSLAATGGTGGFAHGGRPVAGKGAGGYVEFAPGTGPVNVKVGISYVSKRAAEANLAAENPPGRSFEAIEGAARRAWRERLGAVRVGGGTDADRTTFYTALYHALLHPNVISDADGRYRGADGHVHAAGRRQHAQYGTFSGWDVYRDQLQLLTLLDPRTGSDIAQSLYELAGQNGGTWDRWLHGASGTHVMNGDPSPTALAGIRAFGGTGFDLHGALDSLVKAATVPTRQDLSPAGKPVLSAGQRPSLDKYLTLHYMPSVSNAWGGAAETVEMSTADFSLSQLAAAAGQRETQAAFARRAQWWQNTFDIAADPGGGYIANRRADGSWVTGFTPDTGNGFVEGTAAQYTWTVPHDPAGLFAALGGRDKALARLDDFFHTADGGWAFTGQGGTKSELDNEPSINVPYLYDYAGAPYKTQETVRAAMRQLWSPAPGGVPGNDDLGAMSSWYVFSALGMYPQVPSRAELVLASPLFERVEISRPQGNDISIRATGAAPGAPYIRSLSVNGRISTRPWLPASFVRDGGRLDYTLSATPNRDWGADSPPPSFREGEQPYQIGVGPTAATLAPGDSTKIGVRTLSLNGGTGPDVRFRVDTPPGVTATPAEGTVSGGTQEITFTAAQDAEQGFADVKVSVTSGDTSYEQPVALTVAAPGTLLAAYDTTGVSGDTGDHDEADYDGGGRSYSRQALTAVGLPPGGRSTIDGLTFTWPNSPDGRPDNASGAGQTIELPMPTTKLSFLGSAVSGNQQAAATVTYTDGTTGTVDLSFTDWTVGGGAGTVQYGNEVVARTPYRNAAGAGKDSVPTYVFATKPFMAPYGKSIASVRLPKNGNLHVFTLATG